In Helianthus annuus cultivar XRQ/B chromosome 8, HanXRQr2.0-SUNRISE, whole genome shotgun sequence, a single genomic region encodes these proteins:
- the LOC110893061 gene encoding uncharacterized protein LOC110893061 yields MNPEAVANNRASKTRLQKQAPATLHLHQFPSKEPQEDMSKTVIPLLSPVVLSPASLPEAGNHMGYSFPTPDNGEVKRTHEIAIGKNPQVQQNSSGDVSQWQHPAMSMMDTTSLYSCFESKCTIRPRNQ; encoded by the coding sequence ATGAACCCGGAAGCAGTAGCAAACAACCGCGCCTCCAAAACACGCCTCCAGAAACAAGCTCCGGCCACTCTCCACCTCCATCAGTTCCCTAGCAAAGAACCTCAAGAAGATATGTCAAAAACTGTGATTCCGTTATTATCTCCAGTCGTACTCTCGCCTGCTTCTTTGCCAGAAGCCGGTAATCATATGGGATACTCATTTCCAACACCTGACAATGGTGAAGTGAAAAGGACTCATGAGATTGCGATTGGAAAAAATCCTCAGGTGCAACAAAATAGCAGTGGTGACGTCTCCCAATGGCAACATCCGGCCATGTCGATGATGGATACGACATCTCTCTATTCTTGCTTCGAGTCGAAATGCACCATCCGTCCTCGTAACCAATGA